One segment of Methanolinea sp. DNA contains the following:
- a CDS encoding ROK family protein translates to MGLVIAVDLGATRTRAAVFRDGSRAGEKVEEKTPSGTPDPAALVSFLARIARKAAKGTRGEIGAIGLSVAGPVDIRRGILKNPPNMAVRDVPLCDALSREFGVPVRMVNDCHAGLLGELSAGAARGRDNVVYVTLSTGIGGGVYENGRVLLGRSGSAVEIGHLHVDDTYDLSCSCGHRGHWEAYSSGRFLPSFFSQWCRYHGRPHWGPGNARDIFASARHGDDDVLRFVRDLVRINARGVSDVIVAYDPELVVFDGSVVRHNADLLLDPLPSEVDRFLDVPEMVLSGLGGDAPLVGAAIIAEGYATPYGDFGVV, encoded by the coding sequence ATGGGGCTTGTCATCGCTGTCGACCTCGGGGCGACCCGGACGCGTGCGGCGGTCTTCCGGGACGGCTCGCGGGCAGGGGAGAAGGTCGAGGAGAAGACGCCCTCCGGCACGCCCGACCCCGCCGCCCTCGTCTCGTTCCTCGCGCGCATCGCGCGCAAGGCCGCGAAGGGCACCCGGGGGGAGATCGGCGCGATAGGGCTCTCGGTCGCGGGCCCGGTCGACATCCGCCGGGGAATCCTGAAGAACCCGCCGAACATGGCGGTCCGCGACGTCCCCCTCTGCGATGCCCTCTCGCGGGAGTTCGGCGTCCCGGTCCGGATGGTCAACGACTGCCACGCGGGGCTCCTCGGCGAGCTTTCCGCGGGTGCCGCCCGCGGGAGGGACAACGTCGTGTACGTCACCCTCTCGACCGGGATAGGCGGCGGCGTCTACGAGAACGGGAGGGTCCTCCTCGGCAGGTCGGGCAGCGCGGTCGAGATCGGCCACCTCCACGTGGACGATACCTACGACCTCTCCTGCAGCTGCGGCCACCGCGGCCACTGGGAGGCCTACTCCTCGGGGAGGTTCCTCCCCTCGTTCTTTTCCCAGTGGTGCCGCTACCACGGGAGACCGCACTGGGGACCCGGGAATGCCCGCGACATCTTCGCGTCCGCCCGGCATGGGGACGACGACGTCCTCCGGTTCGTCCGCGACCTCGTCCGGATCAATGCCCGCGGCGTCTCGGACGTCATCGTCGCGTACGACCCCGAGCTCGTCGTCTTCGATGGGTCGGTGGTGCGGCACAATGCAGACCTCCTCCTCGACCCGCTCCCCTCCGAGGTCGACAGGTTCCTCGACGTCCCGGAGATGGTCCTCTCGGGCCTCGGCGGGGACGCCCCGCTCGTCGGGGCGGCGATCATCGCGGAGGGGTACGCGACGCCGTACGGGGACTTCGGCGTGGTCTAG
- a CDS encoding acetyl-CoA carboxylase biotin carboxylase subunit, whose protein sequence is MTYFEKILVANRGEIAIRVMRACRELGIETVAIYSTVDAEALHVKYADEAFLVGEAPPAKSYLNMERIVDIARKSGAEAIHPGYGFLAENHRFAKLCEEEGIVFIGPSWKSIRAMGSKVESKQMMRRAGVPVLPGTEGGISDPDEACEVAAGIGYPVIVKASAGGGGIGMQIARDESQLRSAIEAGQRLAQSAFGDPTVFIEKYLEKPRHIEFQVIADEHGHVLHLYDRECSIQRRHQKLVEEAPCPIMTPELRERMAASAIAVARASDYTNAGTVEFLYADGNYYFMEMNTRLQVEHTVTELITGRDLVKLQIAVAAGEALPFDQEDVTIRGHAIECRINAEDPLNNFTADPGKILKYRSPGGPGIRVDSGIHMGYSIPPTYDSMIAKLCAWGADRNEAIARMRRAIYEYVIIGVKTTLPLHHAIMHNPHFVRGETHTHFLEEEHMTKTLPRYVREEEARMQTLAASLRQGKQVAAIAGAVAAYLHGQGGK, encoded by the coding sequence GTGACGTACTTCGAGAAGATCCTCGTCGCGAACCGCGGGGAGATCGCGATCCGGGTGATGCGGGCCTGCAGGGAGCTCGGGATAGAGACGGTCGCGATCTACTCGACCGTGGACGCGGAAGCCCTCCACGTGAAGTACGCGGACGAGGCGTTCCTCGTCGGCGAGGCGCCGCCTGCGAAGAGCTACCTCAACATGGAGCGGATCGTGGACATCGCCCGGAAGTCCGGGGCCGAGGCGATCCACCCCGGCTACGGGTTCCTCGCCGAGAACCACAGGTTCGCGAAGCTCTGCGAGGAGGAGGGGATCGTCTTCATCGGGCCCTCGTGGAAGTCCATCCGGGCGATGGGGTCCAAGGTCGAGTCCAAGCAGATGATGCGCAGGGCGGGCGTCCCCGTACTCCCGGGAACCGAGGGCGGGATCTCGGACCCGGACGAGGCGTGCGAGGTCGCGGCCGGGATCGGGTACCCCGTCATCGTGAAGGCGAGCGCCGGGGGCGGGGGGATCGGCATGCAGATCGCGAGGGACGAATCCCAGCTCCGGTCCGCGATCGAGGCGGGGCAGCGATTGGCCCAGTCGGCGTTCGGGGACCCGACGGTCTTCATCGAGAAGTACCTCGAGAAACCGCGGCACATCGAGTTCCAGGTCATCGCCGACGAGCATGGCCACGTCCTCCACCTCTACGACCGCGAGTGCTCGATCCAGAGGCGCCACCAGAAGCTCGTGGAGGAGGCCCCCTGCCCGATCATGACGCCCGAGCTGCGCGAGCGGATGGCGGCCTCCGCGATCGCGGTCGCGAGGGCCTCGGACTACACGAACGCGGGGACGGTCGAGTTCCTGTACGCCGACGGGAACTACTACTTCATGGAGATGAACACGCGCCTGCAGGTGGAGCACACGGTGACGGAACTCATCACGGGCAGGGACCTCGTGAAGCTCCAGATCGCGGTCGCGGCGGGCGAGGCGCTCCCGTTCGACCAGGAGGACGTCACGATCCGGGGCCACGCGATCGAGTGCCGGATCAACGCCGAGGACCCGCTCAACAACTTCACCGCGGACCCGGGCAAGATCCTCAAGTACCGCTCGCCCGGCGGCCCCGGCATCCGCGTCGACTCGGGGATCCACATGGGGTACTCCATCCCGCCGACGTACGACTCGATGATCGCGAAGCTCTGCGCGTGGGGTGCCGACCGGAACGAGGCGATCGCCCGGATGCGGAGGGCGATCTACGAGTACGTCATCATCGGGGTGAAGACGACGCTCCCCCTCCACCACGCGATCATGCACAACCCGCACTTCGTCCGGGGCGAGACGCACACCCACTTCCTCGAGGAGGAGCACATGACAAAGACGCTCCCCCGGTACGTCCGCGAGGAGGAGGCGCGGATGCAGACGCTCGCCGCGTCCCTCCGGCAGGGCAAGCAGGTCGCGGCCATCGCGGGGGCCGTCGCCGCCTACCTCCACGGGCAGGGGGGGAAGTGA
- the oadA gene encoding sodium-extruding oxaloacetate decarboxylase subunit alpha: protein MPRAGKVAITDTTLRDAHQSLIATRMRTEDMLTLARLIDDVGFFSVEAWGGATFDSAIRYLAEDPWDRLRMLKEELRRTPVQMLLRGQNLVGYRHYPDDVVDRFVDAAHRNGVDIFRVFDALNDIRNMTRAMKRVKETGAHLQGTICYTTSPVHSNELFAQMAEELAALDCDSICIKDMAGLIMPAAAHDLVTRIKERVDLPLDLHCHCTSGIAPMSYQAAIEAGVDILDTAMSPFSMGTSQPPTESVVASLSGTPRDTGIDLHKLRAVRNECQRIREKYAGILDPISERIDSDVLLYQLPGGMISNLVSQLKEQDALDKLEAVFEEIPRVRRDLGYPPLVTPTSQIVGTQAVFNVILGGERYRNVTNEVKDYVRGLYGRPPGPIPEEIKKKIIGDEPVITVRPADLLEPAYEKMRAQAIAEGFVRKEEDVLTYILYPAIAPAFLRGEKKPEEIPAKKQAAPAVPALPHAMEVEVDGEVFSVRILSVGGSAIVQAMPSPQGKIPRGDIPGGIKAHMQGMVLKILASRGARVKKGDTLLVLEAMKMENPIHSPVDGKVEEIFVDQGDVVQSGDVLMVVK, encoded by the coding sequence ATGCCACGCGCAGGAAAAGTTGCCATCACCGACACGACGCTGCGGGACGCCCACCAGTCCCTAATCGCGACGCGCATGCGGACAGAGGACATGCTCACGCTCGCGCGCCTCATCGACGACGTCGGGTTCTTCTCCGTCGAGGCGTGGGGCGGGGCGACGTTCGACTCGGCCATCCGTTACCTCGCGGAGGACCCGTGGGACCGCCTCAGGATGCTGAAAGAGGAGCTGCGCAGGACGCCGGTCCAGATGCTCCTCCGGGGCCAGAACCTCGTAGGGTACCGCCACTACCCCGACGACGTCGTGGACAGGTTCGTGGACGCGGCCCACAGGAACGGCGTGGACATCTTCCGCGTCTTTGACGCACTCAACGACATACGGAACATGACGCGGGCGATGAAGCGGGTGAAGGAGACGGGGGCCCACCTCCAGGGCACGATATGCTACACGACGAGCCCCGTCCACTCAAACGAGCTCTTCGCGCAGATGGCAGAGGAGCTCGCCGCCCTCGACTGCGACTCCATATGCATCAAGGACATGGCGGGCCTCATCATGCCGGCGGCGGCGCACGACCTCGTGACGCGGATCAAGGAGAGGGTCGACCTCCCGCTCGACCTCCACTGCCACTGCACGAGCGGGATCGCGCCGATGAGCTACCAGGCCGCGATCGAGGCGGGGGTCGACATCCTCGACACCGCGATGTCGCCGTTCTCGATGGGGACTTCCCAGCCCCCGACCGAGAGCGTGGTCGCGTCGCTTTCGGGCACGCCGAGGGACACCGGGATTGACCTGCACAAGCTGCGGGCCGTCCGGAACGAGTGCCAGAGGATCCGGGAGAAGTACGCGGGGATCCTCGACCCCATCTCCGAGCGGATCGATTCCGACGTCCTCCTCTACCAGCTGCCCGGCGGGATGATCTCGAACCTCGTCTCCCAGTTGAAGGAGCAGGACGCGCTCGACAAGCTCGAGGCGGTCTTCGAGGAGATCCCGCGGGTGCGGCGCGACCTCGGGTACCCGCCGCTCGTCACCCCGACCTCCCAGATCGTGGGGACGCAGGCGGTCTTCAACGTCATCCTCGGGGGCGAGCGGTACAGGAACGTCACGAACGAGGTGAAGGACTACGTCCGCGGCCTTTACGGGCGGCCGCCGGGGCCGATCCCCGAGGAGATTAAGAAGAAGATCATCGGGGACGAGCCCGTGATCACGGTGCGGCCGGCAGACCTCCTCGAGCCCGCCTACGAGAAGATGCGGGCACAGGCCATCGCCGAGGGCTTCGTCAGGAAGGAGGAGGACGTCCTCACCTACATCCTGTACCCGGCGATCGCCCCCGCCTTCCTCCGGGGCGAGAAGAAGCCCGAGGAGATCCCGGCAAAGAAACAGGCCGCGCCCGCGGTCCCGGCGCTCCCGCACGCGATGGAGGTCGAGGTGGACGGCGAGGTCTTCTCGGTGCGGATCCTCTCGGTCGGGGGGAGCGCGATCGTCCAGGCGATGCCCTCCCCGCAGGGGAAGATCCCGCGGGGCGACATCCCCGGCGGGATAAAGGCTCACATGCAGGGAATGGTCCTCAAGATCCTCGCGAGCAGGGGTGCCCGCGTGAAGAAGGGCGACACCCTCCTCGTGCTCGAGGCGATGAAGATGGAGAACCCGATCCACAGCCCCGTCGACGGGAAGGTGGAGGAGATCTTCGTCGACCAGGGCGACGTGGTCCAGAGCGGGGACGTGCTCATGGTGGTAAAGTGA
- a CDS encoding ATP-binding cassette domain-containing protein: MELVLDRVAVRRGDVTIRASAVFPAGIHLVTGPVGAGKTTVALVAAGILPPDEGAVRREGIARSSILFPFPEWHVTERSLREEAGSFGVDATAALSLAGLPVTGGRDPLSLSRGELKRFLLACILLRGDDLLVLDEPYSGLDCPGKAWLCRALEAVRGGGARIAVVCTHERHFLPRADSAWEFSGHTLCRRDRRGGGGEGGRGG; the protein is encoded by the coding sequence ATGGAGCTCGTCCTTGACCGGGTGGCCGTGCGGCGCGGGGACGTCACGATCCGGGCATCCGCCGTCTTCCCGGCCGGCATCCACCTCGTGACGGGGCCCGTCGGGGCGGGGAAGACGACGGTCGCGCTCGTCGCGGCGGGGATCCTGCCCCCGGACGAGGGGGCCGTCCGGCGGGAGGGGATCGCGCGGTCCTCGATCCTCTTCCCGTTCCCCGAGTGGCACGTCACGGAGAGATCCCTCCGCGAGGAGGCGGGATCGTTCGGGGTGGACGCGACTGCGGCGCTCTCCCTCGCCGGGCTCCCGGTCACGGGGGGGAGGGATCCCCTGTCCCTCTCCCGCGGCGAGCTGAAGCGGTTCCTCCTCGCCTGCATCCTCCTCCGCGGCGACGACCTCCTCGTCCTCGACGAGCCCTACAGCGGGCTCGACTGCCCGGGGAAGGCGTGGCTCTGCCGCGCGCTCGAGGCAGTGCGGGGCGGCGGGGCCCGGATCGCGGTCGTCTGCACCCACGAGCGGCACTTCCTCCCCCGGGCCGACAGCGCGTGGGAGTTTTCGGGGCACACGCTCTGCCGGCGGGACCGCCGCGGGGGCGGGGGAGAGGGGGGGAGGGGAGGGTGA
- a CDS encoding energy-coupling factor ABC transporter ATP-binding protein: MIVVEGLSHGILSIPRLEIPPGLSVVTGENGSGKTTLLRLLAGIRVPERGSVLVDGVPPAAVPRGFVHEFPGRNFLFPTVSMEVASPLMFRHAPCSEVEREVSRAAAAAGIGHLLSRQVRDLSGGEQVLCALAAAIAARPALLVLDEWDSHLDAGTVERARACIRGSGARHAVWCTQDMEIAASADFVVFLGAGRVLHAGRPDSVFPALEGTCWFPPSWRGEDGARP, encoded by the coding sequence GTGATCGTGGTCGAGGGCCTCTCCCACGGGATCCTCTCGATCCCCCGGCTCGAGATCCCCCCGGGCCTCTCGGTCGTCACGGGGGAGAACGGGAGCGGGAAGACGACGCTGCTCCGCCTCCTCGCCGGGATCCGCGTGCCGGAGAGGGGATCGGTCCTCGTCGACGGCGTGCCGCCGGCGGCGGTCCCCCGGGGGTTCGTCCACGAGTTCCCCGGGAGGAACTTCCTCTTCCCCACCGTCTCCATGGAGGTCGCCTCCCCGCTCATGTTCCGCCATGCCCCGTGCAGCGAGGTGGAACGCGAGGTCTCCCGCGCCGCGGCCGCCGCGGGGATCGGGCACCTCCTCTCCCGGCAGGTACGGGACCTCTCGGGCGGGGAACAGGTCCTCTGCGCCCTCGCGGCCGCGATCGCCGCCCGCCCCGCGCTCCTCGTGCTGGACGAGTGGGACTCCCACCTCGACGCGGGGACCGTGGAGAGGGCGAGGGCGTGCATCAGGGGCTCCGGTGCCCGGCACGCCGTGTGGTGCACGCAGGACATGGAGATCGCCGCGTCCGCGGACTTCGTGGTCTTCCTCGGGGCCGGCCGCGTCCTCCACGCGGGGAGGCCGGATTCGGTCTTCCCCGCCCTCGAGGGGACGTGCTGGTTCCCGCCGTCGTGGAGGGGGGAGGATGGAGCTCGTCCTTGA
- a CDS encoding biotin transporter BioY: MLQGRERALFVARAGTFAALLAAGSWVSVPFVPVPLTLQTLALFLSAGTMGRHAVVPVSLYLLLGALGFPVFHNGAAGIGVFLGPTGGYLAGFLPAALVSGLCFESGRGWVRVAGLAAGTALVYACGVAWLSSSTGMPLPAAVLVGAVPFVPGDVVKAAAAYAIAGRVSRAAGGRPGGVGGP; the protein is encoded by the coding sequence ATGCTGCAGGGACGTGAGAGGGCACTCTTCGTCGCGAGGGCAGGGACGTTTGCCGCGCTCCTCGCCGCGGGATCGTGGGTCTCGGTCCCCTTCGTGCCCGTCCCCCTCACCCTCCAGACCCTCGCCCTCTTCCTCTCGGCGGGGACCATGGGGAGGCACGCGGTCGTCCCTGTCTCCCTCTACCTCCTCCTCGGGGCGCTCGGGTTCCCCGTCTTCCACAACGGCGCGGCGGGGATCGGGGTCTTCCTCGGGCCGACGGGGGGGTACCTCGCGGGGTTCCTCCCCGCCGCGCTCGTCTCGGGGCTCTGCTTCGAGTCGGGGCGCGGGTGGGTCAGGGTGGCGGGGCTCGCCGCGGGGACCGCGCTCGTCTACGCCTGCGGGGTCGCGTGGCTCTCCTCTTCCACCGGGATGCCGCTCCCCGCCGCCGTCCTCGTGGGGGCCGTCCCCTTCGTCCCGGGAGACGTCGTCAAGGCGGCCGCCGCGTACGCGATCGCGGGGAGGGTCTCCCGCGCCGCGGGCGGGCGACCGGGGGGTGTCGGCGGGCCGTGA